In Candidatus Eisenbacteria bacterium, the genomic stretch GTCGAGCGTGACCAGCGTGAGCAACCCGCCCGGTCGCAGGACGCGGGCGACGTCGGCGAGGGCGGCACCGGGTCGCTCGGCGTACGTGAGGACGTTCAGCAGCAGCACCTGGTCGAACGATCCGGCCGGCGCGGGGATCTCGTGCAGGTCGCCGTGCAGGAAACGGACGTTCGGCGTGCGGGCGAGCCGCGCCCGCGCCGCGGCCAGCATGCGCTCGCTGCGATCGAGCAGGGTGTAGCTCCGGGCGCGCGACGCGAGCAGCTGTGCGACGGTGCCGTCGCCGGAGCCGGCGTCGAGCGCGTCGCCCAGACGCACCAGGCCGATGAAGGCGCGCGCGAGCGCATCCCACGTCCGGCCGGGCGAATAGTGTCGCTCCATCTCGCCTGCCAGGGCGTCGGGCCAGGGAGCATCCCGCTCGCGCGCCTGTAGGAGGGCGTCGCACCGTTCGCGGTCGGTTCGCAGCGACGCGTCGGACACCTGCTCGGCGAGCAGCGTCCACACGCGCCGCAGGTCCTCGGGCATCGATCCGTCGTTGAGGGAGTAGACGGTGGAGCTGCCCTGGCGCTGGTCCCGGACCACGCCCGCTTCCTTCAGGCGTCCGAGGTGGGTCGAAACCCGCGACTGCGGAAGCCGCGTGATGCCGGTCAGGTCGGCGACGGTGAGCGAGTGGTGCGCGAGCAGGGCCACCAGCCGCACGCGCGTGGGGTCGCCGAAGAGGTGGAGCGCATCGATGGCGGCCGAGAGAGAACTCATCAGGGTATCCTGATGAACAGATCAACCACCTTCCGGGGCCCCAGTCAAGCCGGGCCCCTCCCCCCGGTCGGCCGCGGCTCAGGCGACGGCGGTGCCCGGCTCCCAGATCCCGAGCATCCGCCACAGCCGTCGCGACGA encodes the following:
- a CDS encoding metalloregulator ArsR/SmtB family transcription factor yields the protein MSSLSAAIDALHLFGDPTRVRLVALLAHHSLTVADLTGITRLPQSRVSTHLGRLKEAGVVRDQRQGSSTVYSLNDGSMPEDLRRVWTLLAEQVSDASLRTDRERCDALLQARERDAPWPDALAGEMERHYSPGRTWDALARAFIGLVRLGDALDAGSGDGTVAQLLASRARSYTLLDRSERMLAAARARLARTPNVRFLHGDLHEIPAPAGSFDQVLLLNVLTYAERPGAALADVARVLRPGGLLTLVTLDEHPHAAVAAHYGHVHRGFRTPALRRLLQKAGLAVDLCEVTSRERREPQLSVITAFAHKPEGNGASHVH